In Flavobacterium sp. N1736, the following are encoded in one genomic region:
- a CDS encoding sensor histidine kinase: MQENNTITFIFLAIILLLITIICFMVYQLMQSKKAKDDAEKSFYALEMKVNDLQLETLESKLNPHLFKNILNSIQSHAYQTYFALDKLANVLDYILYESKKKFVTAKEEIDFALNLIEINKIKISPLFELKIKTNINYDDKLYEQPLLAPLISIDLIENAFKHADLQSADAFISVVFEFRDNAFAMTVSNKISDKKVLKKERSGFGHATLEHRLRIIYKNNFKLDKFVENDIYIAHLKIDLLEYKTEMLAAGR, from the coding sequence ATGCAAGAAAACAACACGATCACTTTTATTTTTTTAGCGATTATATTATTGCTAATCACCATCATTTGTTTTATGGTGTATCAGTTAATGCAGTCTAAAAAAGCAAAAGATGATGCTGAAAAAAGTTTTTATGCACTCGAAATGAAAGTGAACGATTTGCAATTAGAAACTTTAGAATCAAAACTGAATCCGCATTTGTTTAAGAATATTCTAAACTCGATTCAATCGCACGCGTACCAAACTTATTTTGCTTTAGATAAATTGGCGAATGTTTTGGATTATATTTTATACGAAAGCAAAAAGAAATTTGTCACAGCAAAAGAAGAAATTGACTTTGCTTTGAATTTAATCGAAATCAATAAAATCAAAATCAGTCCGCTTTTTGAGTTGAAGATAAAAACCAACATTAATTACGACGATAAATTATATGAACAACCTTTGTTAGCGCCGTTAATTTCGATTGATTTAATCGAAAATGCTTTTAAACATGCTGATTTGCAAAGTGCCGATGCGTTTATTTCGGTTGTTTTTGAGTTTAGGGATAATGCTTTTGCGATGACGGTTTCGAATAAAATTTCGGATAAAAAAGTTTTAAAGAAAGAACGCAGCGGTTTTGGTCACGCGACATTAGAACACCGTTTGCGAATTATTTATAAAAATAACTTCAAACTGGATAAGTTTGTAGAAAACGATATTTATATTGCCCATCTAAAAATAGATCTCCTTGAATACAAAACTGAAATGCTTGCTGCTGGACGATGA
- a CDS encoding DMT family transporter, whose translation MNWILLIIAGLFEVGFASCLGKAKETSGIISTYWMIGFFVCLSISMILLYKATQVLPIGTAYAVWTGIGAVGTVLVGIFIFKEPATFWRIFFLSTLIASIIGLKFVSSH comes from the coding sequence ATGAATTGGATTTTATTAATAATCGCCGGACTTTTTGAAGTTGGATTTGCATCTTGTCTGGGCAAAGCCAAAGAAACGTCGGGAATTATTTCAACGTATTGGATGATAGGTTTTTTTGTATGTCTTTCGATAAGTATGATTTTATTATACAAAGCAACTCAGGTTTTACCAATTGGAACCGCTTATGCCGTTTGGACAGGAATTGGCGCTGTTGGAACTGTTTTGGTTGGAATTTTTATTTTTAAAGAACCGGCAACTTTCTGGAGAATATTTTTTCTTTCAACATTAATTGCTTCAATTATTGGGTTGAAGTTTGTTTCAAGTCATTAA
- a CDS encoding efflux RND transporter permease subunit, whose translation MKNAIQVGFWEKLARIILKNRITILVVVAAITIFLGYQWKNLAMTYTEANLLPKNHIANKDYQKFLDKFGEEGNLVVIGFKDPKFFTPKNYAAWNELMTGLKNSKEVDLVVSLNDLKKLEKDTVNEKFVLSPFIDQSKATDPEYLKKIQYDLFHNLPFYEGLLFNKQSGSIRSAVYINKKLVNTAGRKTFILENLVPKIDKFEKTTGIDLKVSGMPYIRTINADNMKGEIALFIGAALLTVSLIFFFFFRSFRATFISICILIVGVIWSFGTLGLFHYKITILTAIIPPLIIVIGITNCIFLINKYQQEIKLHNNQAKALQRIISKIGVSTLMTNLTTAMGFATFMITGNDLLFEFGLVTSINVISVYLLTLLIVPIVYSFMSVPGEKHLYHLTKTYISTLLDFVENVVRNKRKVIYTIYGLLLLFSVIGVSQMKVSGSLIGEMPKSASFFKDILFYEKEFNGVMPLEIMIDTKHKKGVMKLSTMRKMDELQSTIASMPELSKPVSVVNLVKYSKQAFYNGNPEYYQLPTSQEQTFILSYAKNATKNSKDNLMKSYVDSTGQYARITTFMRDIGTDEMAKVEKKLHAKIDEIFPSDRYEVTVTGKALVFQKGTSYLVDNLIESLIFAILVIAGLMLYLFRSFKMVFASIITNVLPLCITSGLMGYFGIPLKPSTILVFSIAFGISVDNAIQFMAKYKHDLIQSNGKVKKSVFSALRETGISTFYTSIVLILGFATFTLSSFSGTIALGGLISCTLAFAMFANLLVLPALVLTFEKKKAKKEDLEGLEGNTNFTN comes from the coding sequence ATGAAAAACGCTATTCAAGTTGGGTTTTGGGAAAAATTAGCCCGAATCATACTTAAAAACAGAATTACGATATTGGTTGTCGTTGCCGCCATAACAATTTTCCTTGGTTACCAATGGAAAAACCTTGCTATGACGTATACGGAAGCCAACTTACTTCCTAAAAACCATATTGCAAATAAGGATTATCAAAAATTTCTTGACAAATTTGGCGAAGAAGGAAATCTTGTCGTGATTGGTTTTAAAGACCCTAAGTTTTTCACGCCAAAAAATTACGCTGCCTGGAATGAGTTAATGACAGGTTTGAAAAATTCTAAAGAAGTTGATTTAGTAGTTTCTTTGAATGATTTAAAGAAACTGGAAAAAGACACCGTTAACGAAAAATTTGTTTTAAGTCCGTTCATAGATCAAAGTAAAGCAACTGATCCTGAATATCTAAAAAAGATACAATACGATTTATTTCATAATCTACCTTTTTATGAAGGTTTATTGTTCAATAAACAAAGCGGAAGTATTCGTTCTGCAGTTTATATCAACAAAAAGCTGGTAAATACTGCCGGAAGAAAGACTTTTATTCTTGAAAATCTGGTTCCAAAAATCGATAAATTCGAAAAAACAACCGGAATCGACCTGAAAGTTTCCGGAATGCCATATATCAGAACGATCAATGCAGACAATATGAAAGGTGAAATTGCACTTTTTATTGGCGCGGCTTTGCTTACTGTTTCTTTGATTTTCTTTTTCTTTTTCCGTTCGTTCAGAGCAACATTTATCTCAATCTGTATTTTAATTGTTGGGGTAATCTGGTCGTTTGGTACACTTGGATTATTTCATTATAAAATCACGATTTTAACGGCTATTATTCCGCCATTAATTATTGTAATTGGTATTACGAATTGCATTTTCCTGATTAATAAATACCAGCAGGAAATTAAACTTCATAACAATCAGGCAAAAGCTTTGCAGCGTATTATTTCAAAAATTGGAGTTTCGACTTTAATGACGAATTTAACAACGGCAATGGGTTTTGCAACGTTTATGATTACAGGCAATGATTTGCTTTTTGAGTTTGGTTTGGTAACCTCAATCAACGTGATTTCGGTTTATTTACTGACGCTTTTAATTGTACCAATTGTATACAGTTTCATGTCGGTTCCAGGCGAAAAACATTTATATCACTTAACAAAAACATACATTTCGACTTTATTGGATTTTGTTGAAAATGTGGTAAGAAACAAACGAAAAGTAATTTATACCATTTACGGTTTGCTTTTATTATTCAGCGTTATTGGGGTTTCGCAAATGAAAGTTTCGGGAAGTTTGATTGGTGAAATGCCAAAAAGTGCTTCTTTCTTTAAAGATATTTTATTTTACGAAAAAGAATTTAACGGAGTTATGCCATTGGAAATTATGATTGACACCAAACATAAAAAAGGTGTTATGAAATTATCGACAATGCGCAAAATGGATGAATTGCAAAGTACAATTGCAAGTATGCCGGAATTATCAAAACCGGTTTCTGTGGTGAATCTGGTTAAATATTCGAAACAGGCTTTTTATAACGGAAATCCTGAATATTATCAATTGCCAACATCGCAGGAGCAGACTTTTATTTTAAGTTATGCTAAAAATGCAACAAAAAACAGCAAAGATAATTTGATGAAAAGTTATGTTGATTCGACGGGACAATATGCCCGAATCACAACTTTTATGAGAGATATTGGTACGGATGAAATGGCGAAAGTAGAGAAAAAACTTCATGCTAAAATTGATGAAATTTTCCCTTCTGATCGTTATGAAGTTACCGTTACCGGAAAAGCATTGGTTTTTCAGAAAGGAACATCGTATTTGGTAGACAATTTAATTGAATCATTGATTTTTGCTATTTTGGTTATTGCCGGATTAATGCTGTATTTATTCCGTTCGTTTAAAATGGTTTTTGCATCAATAATCACAAATGTTTTACCGCTTTGCATTACCTCTGGATTAATGGGTTATTTCGGAATTCCGTTGAAGCCTTCGACAATTTTAGTATTCAGTATCGCGTTTGGAATTTCGGTTGATAATGCAATTCAGTTTATGGCGAAATACAAACATGACTTAATACAAAGCAATGGAAAAGTCAAAAAATCTGTTTTCAGCGCTTTGAGAGAAACGGGAATTAGTACTTTCTATACTTCTATCGTTTTGATTTTAGGATTTGCGACTTTCACACTTTCAAGCTTTAGCGGCACAATTGCGCTTGGTGGATTAATTTCATGTACATTGGCGTTTGCAATGTTTGCGAATTTATTGGTTTTACCTGCTTTGGTTTTGACTTTTGAAAAGAAAAAAGCTAAGAAAGAGGATTTGGAAGGATTGGAAGGAAACACGAATTTCACTAATTAG
- the asnS gene encoding asparagine--tRNA ligase, whose protein sequence is MKHTKVKDLLNSTTTLQEINAKGWVRTFRNNQFIALNDGSTINNIQCVVDFENTPEETLKRITTGAAVSVFGTLVESKGAGQKYEIQVKKLEILGDSDAEKFPMQPKKHSLEFLRENAHLRVRTNAFGAIMRVRSVLSFAVHKYFQEKGFVYVNTPIITGSDAEGAGEMFKVTALPFDNTPRTDDGKVNYKEDFFGKETNLTVSGQLEGETFAMALGQIYTFGPTFRAENSNTSRHLAEFWMIEPEVAFNDLDDNMDLAEDFIQYVIKYALDNCQDDLKFLEGRLLEEEKSKPQADRSEMALLEKLNFVLENNFKRVSYTEAIDILRDSTPNKKKKFSYIIEEWGADLQSEHERYLVEKHFKCPVILYDYPANIKAFYMRLNDNTEPGRETVRAMDILFPGIGEIVGGSEREERYDVLVEKMKALNIDEEELYWYLDTRRFGSATHAGFGLGFERLVLFVTGMTNIRDVIPFPRTPGNAEF, encoded by the coding sequence ATGAAACACACAAAAGTTAAAGACTTATTAAACAGTACGACGACGCTTCAGGAGATTAATGCAAAAGGATGGGTGAGAACTTTTAGAAATAATCAGTTCATTGCTCTTAACGACGGTTCTACCATTAATAATATACAATGTGTTGTTGATTTTGAAAATACACCGGAAGAAACTTTAAAAAGAATTACTACGGGAGCTGCGGTTTCTGTATTTGGAACTTTGGTTGAAAGTAAAGGTGCTGGTCAGAAATATGAGATTCAGGTTAAGAAACTGGAGATTCTTGGAGATTCTGATGCAGAGAAATTCCCAATGCAGCCTAAAAAACATTCACTTGAATTTTTACGTGAAAATGCACATTTACGTGTTCGTACAAATGCTTTTGGAGCCATTATGCGTGTGCGTTCGGTATTATCGTTTGCGGTTCATAAATATTTTCAAGAGAAAGGTTTTGTTTACGTAAATACGCCAATTATTACAGGTTCTGATGCTGAAGGTGCGGGAGAAATGTTTAAAGTTACGGCTTTGCCATTTGACAATACACCAAGAACCGATGACGGAAAAGTAAATTATAAAGAAGATTTCTTTGGAAAAGAAACGAACTTAACGGTTTCGGGACAATTAGAAGGGGAGACTTTTGCAATGGCTTTGGGTCAGATTTATACTTTTGGACCAACTTTTAGAGCAGAGAATTCAAATACTTCCCGTCACCTTGCCGAGTTTTGGATGATCGAGCCGGAAGTTGCTTTCAACGATTTGGATGACAACATGGATTTGGCTGAAGATTTTATTCAATATGTAATTAAATATGCATTAGACAATTGTCAGGATGATTTGAAATTTTTGGAGGGTAGACTTTTAGAAGAAGAAAAATCAAAACCTCAGGCTGACAGAAGCGAAATGGCTTTGTTAGAGAAATTGAATTTCGTTTTGGAGAACAACTTCAAACGTGTTTCCTATACAGAAGCAATTGATATTTTAAGAGATTCAACTCCAAATAAAAAGAAAAAATTTAGCTACATCATTGAAGAATGGGGAGCTGATTTACAATCAGAACACGAACGTTATTTAGTAGAAAAACACTTTAAATGTCCGGTAATTTTATACGATTACCCGGCAAACATAAAAGCGTTTTACATGCGTTTGAACGATAACACAGAGCCTGGCAGAGAAACTGTTCGTGCCATGGATATTCTTTTCCCTGGAATTGGAGAAATCGTTGGCGGATCTGAAAGAGAAGAGCGTTACGATGTTTTGGTTGAAAAAATGAAAGCCTTAAACATCGATGAAGAAGAATTATACTGGTATTTAGACACCAGAAGATTTGGTTCTGCAACGCACGCAGGTTTTGGTTTAGGATTTGAGCGTTTGGTATTGTTTGTAACCGGAATGACAAACATTAGAGACGTAATTCCTTTCCCGAGAACTCCTGGAAATGCAGAATTCTAA
- the rpoN gene encoding RNA polymerase factor sigma-54 → MLKQFLNLKLSQKLSPQQIQLMKLIQLPTQAFEQRLLEEMNENPALEAGKEDEYEADEFANEDYDDYDDAESDRIEADDINIDEYLSDDDTPDYKTQVNNYSEDEERETPFASPISFHQDLINQLNTFILNDEEREIAEFLVGSIDDMGYIRRSVADMVDDMAFTQGIYTDEKMVEKMLHVIHELEPSGVGARDLQECLLLQLKHKTPTEYVDLAIDIIENQFDAFTKKHYDKLLQKYAVSNEQLKKAIHEIERLNPKPGGSYTGNNKVTENVVPDFAIRIVDGELELTLNGRNAPSLHVSKDYQEMMQTYKDSRDKSSAQKDAVQFIKQKLDSAKWFIDAIRQRQETLFVTMNAIMHYQEEYFLDGDETKLKPMILKDIADMVGLDISTISRVANSKYVETPYGTKLIKEFFSEAMKNDQGEDVSTLEIKKILKNTIEEEDKKKPLPDDQLADILKEKGYPIARRTIAKYREQLDIPVARMRKKI, encoded by the coding sequence ATGCTAAAGCAATTTTTAAATTTAAAATTATCCCAAAAATTATCTCCACAGCAAATTCAGCTGATGAAGTTAATTCAATTGCCTACGCAAGCTTTTGAGCAACGTTTATTAGAAGAAATGAACGAAAATCCGGCGTTAGAAGCCGGTAAAGAAGACGAATACGAAGCTGATGAATTTGCTAATGAAGATTACGACGATTATGATGATGCAGAATCTGACAGAATTGAAGCAGATGACATTAATATCGACGAATATTTAAGCGACGATGATACTCCGGATTATAAAACTCAGGTGAATAATTATAGTGAAGACGAAGAACGCGAAACACCTTTTGCTTCGCCAATTAGTTTTCATCAGGATTTAATCAATCAGTTAAATACTTTTATTTTGAATGATGAAGAACGCGAAATCGCGGAATTCCTTGTTGGAAGTATTGATGATATGGGTTACATCCGCAGAAGCGTTGCCGATATGGTCGACGATATGGCTTTTACTCAGGGTATTTATACGGATGAGAAAATGGTCGAAAAAATGCTGCATGTTATTCACGAACTTGAACCTTCGGGAGTTGGAGCGCGTGATTTGCAGGAATGTTTATTATTACAATTAAAACACAAAACGCCAACGGAATATGTTGATTTGGCAATTGATATTATCGAAAATCAGTTCGATGCTTTTACCAAAAAACATTATGATAAGCTGCTTCAAAAATACGCCGTTTCGAACGAACAGCTAAAAAAAGCAATTCACGAAATCGAAAGACTAAACCCAAAACCGGGAGGATCTTATACCGGAAATAATAAAGTTACTGAAAATGTAGTTCCTGATTTTGCCATCAGAATTGTTGACGGTGAACTTGAACTGACTTTAAACGGAAGAAATGCTCCTTCTCTGCACGTTTCTAAGGATTATCAGGAAATGATGCAGACGTATAAAGATTCCCGTGATAAATCATCGGCTCAAAAAGACGCAGTTCAGTTTATCAAACAAAAACTTGATTCTGCAAAATGGTTTATTGACGCGATTAGACAGCGTCAGGAAACACTTTTTGTAACCATGAATGCGATTATGCATTATCAGGAAGAATACTTTCTTGATGGCGATGAAACGAAACTAAAACCAATGATCTTAAAAGACATTGCCGATATGGTTGGTTTGGATATTTCGACTATTTCGCGTGTTGCTAACAGTAAATATGTTGAAACACCATACGGAACGAAACTAATCAAGGAATTTTTCTCTGAAGCAATGAAAAACGATCAGGGAGAAGATGTTTCAACTTTAGAAATCAAAAAGATTCTTAAAAATACAATTGAAGAAGAAGATAAAAAGAAACCTTTACCAGACGATCAGTTAGCAGATATCTTAAAAGAAAAAGGTTATCCCATTGCACGCAGAACCATTGCAAAATACCGCGAACAGCTTGATATACCAGTGGCAAGAATGAGAAAGAAAATCTAA
- a CDS encoding thymidine kinase: MFLENTVNHKEQFGWIEVICGSMFSGKTEELIRRLKRAQFAKQKVEIFKPAIDTRYHDEMVVSHDSNEIRSTPVPAAANIAILAQGCDVIGIDEAQFFDDEIVTVCNDLANQGIRVIVAGLDMDFKGNPFGPMPALMATAEYVTKVHAVCTRTGNLANYSFRKTDNDKLVMLGETEEYEPLSRAAYYNAMKKSQEK; the protein is encoded by the coding sequence ATGTTTCTCGAAAATACAGTAAATCACAAAGAACAATTTGGTTGGATTGAAGTTATTTGTGGATCAATGTTTTCGGGTAAAACCGAGGAGTTAATCCGCAGATTAAAACGTGCTCAATTTGCCAAACAAAAAGTCGAAATTTTCAAACCCGCTATTGATACCCGCTATCATGACGAAATGGTAGTATCGCATGATTCCAACGAAATTCGTTCAACTCCGGTTCCTGCTGCAGCCAATATTGCTATTTTAGCTCAGGGCTGCGATGTTATCGGCATTGATGAAGCGCAGTTCTTTGATGATGAAATTGTTACCGTTTGTAATGATCTCGCAAATCAGGGAATTCGTGTGATAGTTGCCGGACTTGATATGGACTTTAAAGGAAATCCTTTCGGACCAATGCCGGCGCTTATGGCTACTGCCGAATATGTAACGAAAGTTCACGCTGTTTGCACCAGAACGGGAAATCTTGCCAATTATAGTTTCCGTAAAACGGATAATGATAAATTAGTTATGCTTGGTGAAACCGAAGAATATGAGCCGCTAAGTCGTGCTGCCTATTATAATGCAATGAAAAAAAGCCAGGAAAAGTAG
- the rsmI gene encoding 16S rRNA (cytidine(1402)-2'-O)-methyltransferase — MSKLYIVPTPIGNLEDMTFRAIRILKEVDLILAEDTRTSGKLLKHFEIGTHMHSHHMHNEHKTTENLIARLKAGETIALISDAGTPAISDPGFLLTRACVENKIEVECLPGATAFVPALVNSGLPNDKFIFEGFLPDKKGRQTRFLALAEETRTMILYVSPHKLVKTLVEFIQYFGEDRQVCVSRELSKLHEENVRGTAREVLTHFEKTAPRGEIVVVVAGKTITKEPKKSKFSKDEPEEEEED; from the coding sequence ATGTCTAAATTATATATCGTTCCAACGCCAATTGGCAATCTTGAAGATATGACTTTTCGTGCCATTCGGATTCTGAAAGAAGTCGATTTAATCCTTGCCGAAGATACCAGAACGAGTGGTAAATTGTTGAAGCATTTTGAAATTGGTACGCACATGCACAGCCACCATATGCACAACGAGCATAAAACAACCGAAAATTTAATTGCACGTTTGAAAGCCGGCGAAACTATCGCCTTAATTTCAGATGCAGGAACTCCGGCAATTTCTGATCCCGGATTTTTATTAACGCGCGCTTGTGTCGAAAATAAAATCGAAGTTGAATGTTTACCCGGCGCAACTGCTTTTGTTCCCGCTTTGGTCAACAGCGGATTACCAAATGATAAGTTTATTTTTGAAGGTTTTCTGCCTGATAAAAAAGGACGCCAGACTCGGTTTTTGGCTTTAGCCGAAGAAACCCGAACGATGATTTTATACGTTTCGCCACATAAACTCGTTAAAACTTTAGTCGAATTTATACAGTATTTTGGAGAAGACAGACAAGTTTGTGTTTCGCGTGAATTATCAAAATTACACGAAGAAAATGTTCGCGGAACCGCAAGAGAAGTATTAACACATTTTGAAAAAACTGCACCACGCGGCGAAATCGTCGTTGTAGTTGCCGGAAAAACAATAACAAAAGAACCTAAGAAAAGTAAGTTTTCGAAGGATGAACCAGAAGAAGAAGAAGAAGATTAA
- a CDS encoding HopJ type III effector protein, producing MSIQAFLEKVKQIPNEITFPETIAVIEENYNFTPTAFQNGTQYNTAGENSGSCKLFSFAKLQNLTKEETLACFGAFYFEEVLKDPNGTNHQNIRNFINLGWDGIQFEGNALEAK from the coding sequence ATGAGCATTCAAGCCTTTTTAGAAAAAGTAAAACAAATTCCAAACGAAATAACATTTCCTGAAACTATTGCAGTAATTGAAGAAAATTACAACTTCACGCCAACTGCTTTTCAAAACGGAACACAATATAATACAGCCGGAGAAAACTCGGGTTCTTGTAAATTATTTTCTTTCGCAAAACTGCAAAACTTAACTAAAGAAGAAACTTTGGCGTGTTTTGGAGCTTTTTATTTCGAAGAAGTTTTAAAAGATCCAAACGGAACAAATCACCAAAACATTAGAAATTTCATCAACTTAGGCTGGGACGGAATTCAGTTTGAAGGAAATGCTTTAGAAGCAAAATAA
- the recJ gene encoding single-stranded-DNA-specific exonuclease RecJ, producing MRWTLKTKPSEDKIKHLAQALNVEDFVATLLIQRGIETFDDAKNFFRPSLEHLHDPFLMKDMDKAVSRIELAIENQENILVFGDYDVDGTTAVSLVSAYLKSHYPNIATYIPDRYDEGYGISYKGIDFADDNGFSLIIALDCGIKSIDHIAYAKEKNIDFIICDHHRPGEFLPDAVAILDPKREDCNYPYDELCGCGVGFKLIQGLGKNRNETIEDFIPYLDLVATAIAADIVPITGENRVLAYFGLQVINSDPRPGIKALVHQIKKKTLDITDVVFIISPRINAAGRIKHGNHAVELLTEFNFEQAQQFASEIEQYNSDRKDLDKRITKEAFQQIIENQEEDRFSTVVFQEDWHKGVIGIVASRLIETYYRPTLVFTKSGDKYAASARSVKGFDVYNALDACAEHLEQFGGHMYAAGMTLKAENYKTFKEAFEKQVSATILPEMRTPEIEIDAEINFTDITPKLIRILKQFEPFGPQNMTPVFMTSDVKDTGYAKTLGADEEHLRLFVKQSRSLGTDGIAAIGFGLGKKIDITKNQNAFQLAYSLAENEWNGNVSTQLMLKDIRTNEK from the coding sequence ATGCGTTGGACATTAAAAACAAAACCTTCTGAAGATAAAATCAAACATTTGGCACAAGCCTTAAATGTAGAAGATTTTGTAGCCACACTTTTGATTCAGCGTGGCATTGAAACTTTTGACGATGCTAAAAATTTCTTTCGTCCTTCATTAGAACATCTTCACGATCCGTTCTTGATGAAAGATATGGATAAAGCGGTTTCGCGAATTGAATTGGCGATTGAAAATCAAGAAAACATTTTGGTTTTTGGCGATTATGATGTCGACGGAACAACGGCTGTTTCTTTGGTTTCTGCGTATTTAAAATCTCATTATCCAAATATTGCCACTTATATTCCCGATCGTTATGACGAAGGTTACGGAATATCCTACAAAGGAATTGACTTTGCCGATGATAACGGTTTTTCGCTAATTATTGCGCTCGATTGCGGTATTAAATCTATTGATCATATCGCCTACGCTAAAGAAAAAAACATCGATTTTATTATTTGCGATCACCACAGACCCGGAGAATTTCTTCCGGATGCAGTTGCGATTTTAGACCCGAAAAGAGAAGATTGCAATTATCCTTATGACGAATTATGCGGCTGCGGAGTTGGTTTTAAATTAATTCAGGGATTGGGGAAAAATCGAAATGAAACTATTGAAGATTTTATTCCGTATCTGGATTTGGTCGCTACGGCAATCGCTGCAGATATTGTTCCGATTACGGGTGAAAATCGGGTTTTGGCTTATTTTGGATTACAGGTTATTAACTCAGATCCAAGACCTGGAATTAAAGCTTTGGTACATCAGATAAAAAAGAAAACTTTAGATATTACAGATGTCGTTTTTATCATTTCGCCAAGAATAAATGCAGCGGGAAGAATTAAACATGGCAATCATGCGGTTGAATTACTGACGGAATTTAACTTTGAACAAGCGCAGCAATTTGCGTCAGAAATTGAACAATACAATTCAGATCGAAAAGATTTAGACAAGAGAATTACGAAAGAAGCTTTTCAGCAAATAATAGAAAATCAGGAAGAAGATCGTTTTTCTACTGTTGTTTTTCAGGAAGACTGGCACAAAGGTGTTATTGGAATTGTGGCTTCGAGATTAATTGAAACCTATTATCGACCGACTTTGGTTTTTACTAAAAGCGGTGATAAATATGCGGCTTCGGCAAGATCTGTAAAAGGTTTTGATGTTTACAATGCTTTGGATGCATGCGCTGAGCATTTGGAACAATTTGGAGGTCATATGTATGCAGCAGGAATGACTTTAAAAGCAGAGAATTATAAAACTTTTAAAGAGGCTTTCGAAAAACAGGTTTCAGCGACTATTTTACCGGAAATGCGAACTCCGGAAATCGAAATTGATGCTGAGATCAACTTTACGGATATTACACCAAAACTCATCAGGATTTTAAAACAATTCGAGCCTTTTGGTCCACAAAATATGACGCCTGTTTTTATGACTTCCGATGTAAAAGATACTGGTTATGCTAAAACTTTGGGCGCAGACGAAGAACATTTGAGGCTTTTTGTCAAGCAATCCCGAAGCCTCGGGACAGATGGAATTGCGGCAATTGGTTTTGGATTAGGTAAAAAAATAGACATTACAAAAAATCAAAATGCTTTTCAGCTGGCTTATTCTCTGGCTGAAAACGAATGGAACGGAAACGTTTCGACTCAACTAATGCTTAAAGATATTAGAACAAATGAAAAATAA